A region of the Carassius auratus strain Wakin unplaced genomic scaffold, ASM336829v1 scaf_tig00022400, whole genome shotgun sequence genome:
taaTATCACTAAAAACGAGCATGACAAGCTGCTGTGGTATTTTGAGGACACTCGCATAGCTCTGATCAATGGGCGTCCCAACACGAGCTGTTTATATAATGgtgaaggagggagattcagAGACCGACTGCAGGTGGACTAcgagactggatctctgaccatcacagacgtCACATCCGAACACGCTGGACGCTATGAAGCAGAGATCATCAGAAGCGAGAGTTCAGGAAAAAGGCAAAGCTTAAACAGAAACCGCAAGTGCGACAGCACAAAAATCACCAAAAAAATCAGCAACACCCATGATGACAACATAAAAGCTTTCTATATTACTGTGACTGGTGAGTTACTCAATGTAATACacccttacatttttttttttttttttactaatttcttCAACATAAAACTGCATTTCTGATTAAATATGTCATTACTGAAATCCTGTGATCTTACATAACACAAGAGGATaagatatggatggatggatggatgttttaAAAGTTGGTCTTTTAAGAACCTTTTTATGAAGGAGGGTCACTGGAGGTTCTTTCAAGTCACTATGAAATCAAATTAGATAATTCTTACTTTTGAAGGAATATTGCAGTATGTGATTTTATCCTTGCATAGAACTGCCAGAACGACTTAATTTTTTAACATcgttgtgttttatttgtatttcttcatatctttatttgtgtCTTCCA
Encoded here:
- the LOC113077354 gene encoding uncharacterized protein LOC113077354 isoform X2: MEGDSVTLHTNITKNEHDKLLWYFEDTRIALINGRPNTSCLYNGEGGRFRDRLQVDYETGSLTITDVTSEHAGRYEAEIIRSESSGKRQSLNRNRKCDSTKITKKISNTHDDNIKAFYITVTAALSDQVRNDEEPRMEKRVLSSGLSSAAVAGICVSVLLLILVSAAAVIYYRHKISRNAERKENQYNELSTDEIIPNGV